A DNA window from Rhinolophus sinicus isolate RSC01 linkage group LG10, ASM3656204v1, whole genome shotgun sequence contains the following coding sequences:
- the UBE2D2 gene encoding ubiquitin-conjugating enzyme E2 D2 — MALKRIHKELNDLARDPPAQCSAGPVGDDMFHWQATIMGPNDSPYQGGVFFLTIHFPTDYPFKPPKVAFTTRIYHPNINSNGSICLDILRSQWSPALTISKVLLSICSLLCDPNPDDPLVPEIARIYKTDREKYNRIAREWTQKYAM; from the exons gAATTGAATGACCTGGCACGGGACCCCCCAGCACAGTGTTCAGCAGGTCCTGTTGGAGATGATA tgttCCATTGGCAAGCTACAATAATGGGGCCA AATGACAGTCCTTATCAGGGTGGAGTATTTTTCTTGACAATTCATTTCCCAACAGATTACCCCTTCAAACCACCTAAG gTTGCATTTACAACAAGAATTTATCATCCAAATATTAACAGTAATGGCAGCATTTGTCTTGATATTCTACGGTCACAGTGGTCTCCAGCACTAACTATTTCAAAAG TTCTCTTGTCCATCTGTTCTCTGTTGTGTGATCCCAATCCAGATGATCCTTTAGTGCCTGAGATTGCTCGGATCTACAAAACAGATAGAGAAAA GTACAACAGAATAGCTCGGGAATGGACTCAGAAGTATGCGATgtaa